One stretch of Podospora bellae-mahoneyi strain CBS 112042 chromosome 2, whole genome shotgun sequence DNA includes these proteins:
- a CDS encoding hypothetical protein (EggNog:ENOG503P2MQ; COG:S), translated as MSLTTIRSPPSLSDYTPLPDHQSHTPTSFFSPTKPILHHHSPSTKAWLTSPTQLGKLPFFPLDLTTRPTPPESLALSPESLPTTYEQALDVFVTSQNLVLFSPQAEVGLTIPYHQISIHAVQKIGEFSSVYLQLELAEGGSGDDEWDAVELTLIPASQKREEEVTVGGRRPKTETERLFEAISDCSNLNPDPKGEGDEDEEEEEDGARIIFEGEAVEGFSGVFAGARDGGLPAAMPGSSGWITAENVHEFFDEEGNWIGGGEGDGDAGGEGGGWVLSESMLGGGAGTVHRMDEDGAGEGDSKRPKKE; from the coding sequence atgtccCTCACTACCATCcgctcccccccctccctatcCGActacacccccctcccagaccaccaatcccacaccccaacctccttcttctcgccaaccaaacccatcctccaccaccactccccctccaccaaagcctggctcacctcccccacccaactCGGCAaactccccttcttccccctcgacctcaccacccgaccaaccccccccgaatccctcgccctctcccccgaaTCCCTCCCAACAACCTATGAACAAGCGCTCGACGTCTTCGTCACATCCCAaaacctcgtcctcttctctCCACAGGCAGAAGTCGGACTGACAATCCCCTACCACCAAATCAGCATCCACGCCGTGCAGAAAATAGGCGAGTTCAGCAGTGTCTACCTCCAGCTTGAGCTCGCAGAGGGCGGGtcgggggatgatgagtgGGATGCGGTCGAGCTGACGCTTATTCCCGCTTCCCAGAAacgggaggaagaagtgacggttggggggaggaggccaaagACGGAGACGGAGAGGTTGTTTGAGGCTATTTCCGACTGTTCTAACCTTAACCCTGACCccaagggggaaggggatgaggatgaggaggaggaggaagatggggcgCGGATTATTTtcgagggggaggcggtggaggggtttaGCGGGGTTTTTGCCGGTgcgagggatggggggttgcCGGCTGCTATGCCGGGGAGTTCGGGGTGGATTACGGCGGAGAATGTGCACGAGTTttttgatgaggaggggaactggattggtggaggggagggggatggtgatgctgggggggagggtggtgggtgggtgttgagtGAGTCgatgttgggtggtggggcgGGGACGGTTCATaggatggatgaggatggggctggggagggggatagtAAGAGGCCGAAGAAGGAGTAG
- a CDS encoding hypothetical protein (EggNog:ENOG503P456), producing MHDNRSHPFLQQVPLTVSPFVNLPTATTLPYTYKPMPSALPPSASGITSDSAAGGPEPKYVVSPSGHAAHPNDIIASCRALRDHIAKLTADAEAEIKAIDERIKAAELAEKRRLAPGWLDSDVRVLQPERKSVAPDGSGIEGFGQLSLGEGGHGEENTSQQQQGHGPGGASEMAVPDEGEELDRAFGKLGMGGPK from the exons ATGCACGACAACC gctcccaccccttcctccaacaAGTCCCCCTCACCGTCTCCCCCTTTGTCAACCTCCCTACGGCAACCACGCTCCCATACACATACAAGCCCATGCCTTCCGCCCTTCCCCCATCAGCCTCGGGCATCACATCAGACTCGGCTGCTGGGGGCCCAGAACCGAAATATGTCGTCTCACCGTCTGGGCACGCGGCGCATCCAAACGATATTATCGCCTCTTGTCGAGCACTGCGAGATCACATTGCCAAACTCACGGCTGATGCCGAGGCGGAGATCAAAGCGATAGATGAGAGGATAAAGGCTGCTGAGCTGGctgagaagaggaggctaGCACCTGGTTGGCTGGATAGTGATGTAAGGGTTCTTCAACCGGAGAGAAAGAGTGTTGCGCCTGATGGGTCTGGTATAGAGGGCTTTGGGCAGTTGAgtcttggggaagggggtcaTGGGGAGGAAAATACTagtcaacagcagcaagggcATGGGCCGGGAGGGGCGAGTGAGATGGCGGTGCcagatgagggggaggagctggataGGGCTTTTGGGAAGCTTGGAATGGGGGGCCCGAAGTGA
- a CDS encoding hypothetical protein (COG:Z; EggNog:ENOG503NZ8S): MGLPPRRAPSPSESGSESGSGSESSSSSEDSAPRRPLMARPKFIPKSQRNKTPAQLAQEQESALAAAEEAARKAAADALVEEQIAKDLLARKSGKKAWDDDDDEENKLEVDDTDDLDPEAEYAAWKLRELKRLKREREAIEAKERELAEVERRRGLTEEERKKEDEEHLRKQKEEREGKGKVGFMQKYFHKGAFYNDQGAEAGLVGRDVMGARFADEVRNRELLPKALQMRDMTKVGKKGATKYRDMRSEDTGSWGGISGERRGGPGRLDDRGLDERFQSDGRGGWREREGGGEGPRGSNAVPLGERRERARDEDRYRDRDRDRRGNDDDDDRERHRRRDDSRDRRRSRSRSRSPRRKRSPSRERGRDRYDSDKRRKIDGR, from the coding sequence atgGGCCTCCCGCCCCGACGcgccccttccccctccgaGTCCGGCTCCGAATCCGGCTCCGGGTCGGAatcctccagcagcagcgaagACTCGGCCCCACGCAGACCCCTAATGGCCCGCCCAAAATTCATCCCCAAATCCCAACGCAACAAGACGCCCGCCCAGCTCGCCCAAGAGCAAGAATCGGCTctggccgccgccgaggaagccGCGCGCAAAGCCGCCGCTGACGCTTTGGTAGAAGAACAAATCGCCAAGGACCTCCTGGCTCGGAAATCAGGAAAAAAAGCctgggacgacgacgacgatgaagagaATAAACTCGAGGTGGACGACACTGACGATCTTGATCCCGAGGCGGAGTATGCTGCTTGGAAGCTGAGGGAGTTAAAAAGACTGAaacgggagagggaggcgattgaggcaaaggagagggagctggctgaggtggagaggaggagggggttgactgaagaggagaggaaaaaggaggatgaggagcacTTGCGGAAACAGAaagaggaaagggagggtAAGGGGAAGGTGGGGTTTATGCAAAAGTATTTCCATAAGGGGGCGTTTTATAACGATCAGGGGGCTgaggcggggttggtggggagggatgtgATGGGGGCGAGGTTTGCGGATGAGGTTAGGAATCGGGAGTTGTTGCCTAAGGCTTTGCAGATGAGGGATATGACTAAGGtcgggaagaagggggcgACGAAGTATAGGGATATGAGGAGTGAGGATACGGGGTCTTGGGGGGGGATTagtggggagaggagggggggacctgggaggttggatgatagggggttggatgagagGTTTCAGAGTGATGGTcggggggggtggagggagagggagggagggggggaggggcccAGGGGGTCGAATGCTGTTccgttgggggagaggagggagagagcGAGGGATGAGGACAGGTACAGAGATCGGGACAGGGATAGGAGGgggaatgatgatgatgatgatcggGAGAGGCATCGGAGGCGGGATGACAGTCGTGATCGGAGGCGGTCGAGGTCACGGTCACGATCTCCGAGACGGAAACGCTCGCCTTCACGGGAACGGGGGAGGGATCGGTATGATAGTGACAAGCGGAGGAAGATAGATGGCCGGTAG
- the POL12 gene encoding DNA-directed DNA polymerase alpha subunit pol12 (EggNog:ENOG503NW80; COG:L; BUSCO:EOG09261V87), with protein sequence MSETEIVAELNEQFGSGNKELEADVVAELRSIMRLHQLSVEDLFFKWESYCIKMDIDAAQTALETLRHFKQDLHDTLERNSRSHVKIKTEKGISSTPRAPRVSGGDVFGMLDSLTTPGPSRASKVAPKRTPAVSRVKAEPASSPVKLADQLDATGAIPPSFFNDRANAGETVEILNDQLPAPEPPIAPFSESRIKLTAASDQKKLAYKPLALKVSESSEILDDRIDDFVSLVMQHHKLEESAFGSAASQSTSEIVAVGRIASDSSEGKLNAASLLLETSRRMGGGLRVPLNVSRLRGYQFFPGQIVALKGVNSNGHEFTVHQILDLPLLPNAASTPDTLGAHIQRLRGGPDAMDSDSDPAPLNVIFASGPYTADDNLDFEPLKALCNEAADIYVDALVLTGPFIDMEHPLIASGDFDLPEEYLSSIDPDTATMSTVFKYLISPSLNRLASANPSITILLIPSVRDVLDKHVSWPQDAFPRKELGLPKAAKVIGNPMTLSMNEIVLGISSQDVLFELRHEELIGGRPQEPRLLERACRYLVEQRHYFPLFPPTDRKKLPKTGRGDGVGPGAVLDVGYLKLGEMVNVRPDVLVVPSSLPPFAKVVESVLVINPGYLSKRRGAGTYAKMTVYPPDLAKQEQMGGMLAHKIFERARVEITRI encoded by the exons ATGTCGGAAACAGAAATAGTCGCAGAGCTGAACGAGCAGTTCGGTTCAGGGAACAAGGAGCTCGAAGCCGATGTCGTCGCCGAACTGCGGTCCATCATGCGCCTCCATCAGCTGTCAGTCGAGGACCTGTTCTTCAAATGGGAGTCATATTGCATCAAGATGGACATAGACGCAGCACAAACAGCTCTCGAGACACTGCGACACTTCAAGCAAGACTTGCATGACACCCTCGAAAGAAACAGTCGGTCGCATGTAAAGATCAAGACCGAGAAGGGcatctcatcaacaccacggGCCCCCAGAGTCAGCGGCGGCGATGTTTTTGGAATGTTGGATAGCCTCACTACACCAGGCCCTTCCAGGGCCTCCAAGGTTGCCCCAAAGAGGACGCCAGCAGTCAGCCGTGTCAAGGCTGAGCCAGCCAGTTCGCCAGTCAAGTTGGCCGACCAGCTCGACGCTACGGGTGCTATTCC ACCATCATTCTTCAACGACCGAGCCAATGCCGGCGAGACAGTCGAGATCCTCAACGACCAGCTCCCAGCGCCTGAGCCCCCTATCGCCCCCTTCAGCGAATCCCGAATCAAGCTCACCGCAGCCTCTGACCAGAAGAAATTGGCCTACAAACCCCTTGCCCTGAAGGTATCCGAGTCCTCCGAAATCCTCGACGACCGGATAGACGACTTTGTCTCCCTCGTTATGCAACACCACAAGCTCGAAGAGTCCGCCTTTGGCAGCGCCGCCAGCCAAAGCACGTCCGAGATCGTTGCCGTTGGCCGGATCGCCTCCGACTCCTCAGAAGGCAAACTCAACGCCGCTTCCCTACTCCTCGAAACCTCGCGCCGAATGGGTGGCGGTCTCCGCGTCCCTCTCAACGTCTCCAGGCTCAGAGGATACCAATTCTTCCCTGGCCAAATCGTCGCTCTGAAAGGCGTAAACAGCAACGGACACGAATTCACCGTCCACCAAATCctcgacctccccctcctccccaatgccgcctccacccccgacaCCCTCGGCGCTCATATCCAGCGTCTCCGCGGCGGCCCGGACGCAATggactccgactccgacccCGCCCCTCTGAACGTAATCTTCGCCTCTGGCCCGTACACAGCAGACGACAACCTCGATTTCGAACCCCTCAAAGCCCTCTGCAACGAAGCAGCCGACATCTACGTCGACGCGCTCGTTCTCACCGGCCCCTTCATCGACATGGAACACCCTCTCATTGCGTCAGGAGACTTTGACCTCCCAGAAGAATACCTCTCGTCCATCGACCCCGACACAGCAACAATGTCCACCGTGTTCAAAtacctcatctccccctccctcaatCGCCTCGCTTCCGCCAACCCGAGtatcaccatcctcctcatcccttcGGTGCGTGACGTACTAGATAAACACGTGTCCTGGCCTCAAGACGCCTTCCCCCGCAAAGAACTCGGTTTGCCAAAAGCGGCAAAGGTAATAGGCAACCCCATGACGCTGAGCATGAACGAGATTGTCCTTGGTATTAGCAGCCAGGATGTCCTCTTTGAGCTCAGACACGAGGAGTTGATTGGGGGGAGACCGCAGGAgccgaggttgttggaaCGGGCGTGCAGGTATCTGGTTGAGCAGAGACATTACTTCCCGCTGTTCCCGCCGACGGATAGGAAGAAGCTGCccaagacggggaggggggatggggttgggccCGGGGCGGTGTTGGATGTGGGGTATTTgaagttgggggagatggtgaatGTGAGGCCGGatgtgttggtggtgccgaGTAGTTTGCCGCCTTTTGCAAAG GTTGTTGAGAGTGTGCTGGTTATCAACCCGGGGTATCTTTccaagaggagaggagcgGGGACGTATGCAAAGATGACGGTTTACCCTCCTGATCTGGCGAAGCAAGAGCAGATGGGAGGGATGTTGGCGCACAAGATCTTTGAaagggcgagggtggagattacgaggatttga
- the PDR16 gene encoding Phosphatidylinositol transfer protein (PITP) (COG:I; EggNog:ENOG503NWM0) has product MAEVLKLPLPFPIAGSQPKPRPSLDAEQQKKYDWLLERVKGWTEIPSTSKAGPPTDNEKFWLTKECLLRYLRATKWNQQEAEKRLLKTLTWRREYGVEDLTADHISPENETGKQILLGYDKEGRPCHYLNPGRQNTEASPRQVQHLVFMVERVIDIMPPGQETLALLINFKQSKSRSNTSPGIGLAREVLDILQNHYPERLGKALIINMPWVVTAFFKLITPFIDPHTREKLAFNEDMSKYVPTEQMWSEFSSGKLAFEYDHSQYWPALQELCNRRREARWQQWVAGGKQIGESEDYLAGATAAAVGSATEKTATAPAVEGKTAEITASEAAPAVPAN; this is encoded by the coding sequence ATGGCTGAGGTTCTCAAACTACCATTGCCCTTCCCCATTGCTGGCAGCCAGCCCAAACCACGCCCTTCCTTGGACGCCGAGCAGCAAAAGAAGTATGACTGGCTTCTCGAGCGAGTGAAGGGCTGGACAGAGATCCCCTCCACTAGCAAGGCTGGCCCTCCCACCGATAACGAGAAGTTCTGGCTGACTAAAGAATGCCTGCTTCGCTATCTGAGGGCTACCAAGTGGAATCAGCAGGAAGCCGAGAAGCGTCTGCTCAAGACCCTCACCTGGAGGAGAGAGTATGGAGTGGAGGACTTGACGGCCGACCATATTTCCCCCGAAAACGAGACCGGCAAGCAGATCCTCTTGGGCTACGACAAGGAAGGCCGTCCCTGCCACTACCTCAACCCAGGCCGTCAGAACACCGAGGCCTCCCCTCGTCAGGTCCAACATCTCGTCTTTATGGTGGAGCGCGTTATCGACATCATGCCACCCGGGCAAGAAACCTTGGCGCTCTTGATCAACTTCAAGCAGAGCAAATCCCGGTCCAACACATCACCTGGTATCGGTCTGGCACGCGAGGTCCTCGACATTCTTCAGAATCACTACCCCGAAAGACTGGGCAAGGCGCTTATCATCAACATGCCCTGGGTAGTGACTGCCTTTTTCAAGCTCATCACACCGTTCATCGACCCTCACACACGCGAGAAGCTCGCGTTCAATGAAGACATGAGCAAGTACGTACCGACGGAGCAGATGTGGTCCGAGTTCAGCAGCGGCAAGCTCGCTTTCGAGTACGATCACAGTCAATACTGGCCAGCTCTGCAGGAACTTTGCAACAGAAGACGGGAGGCTAGGTGGCAACAGTGGGTTGCTGGTGGGAAGCAAATTGGCGAGTCGGAGGACTACCTGGCTGGTGCGACTGCGGCTGCAGTTGGCTCTGCGACAGAAAAGACTGCCACTGCACCTGCGGTTGAGGGCAAGACGGCCGAGATCACAGCATCGGAAGCTGCCCCGGCTGTGCCCGCAAACTAG
- a CDS encoding hypothetical protein (EggNog:ENOG503P2H8; COG:C) gives MSTSPPKTTEAWTYTSPSTPRTALTLTTSHPLTFPPSNSSEETLLISVSHAALNPGDIVSLTAMPFFLHSTPSAVPAFDFCGTVLQSHNQAKFSPGDNVICFPPLPHMLKTGIGGLQKIVPIPAKYCVRLPHGKKLIDGAGLMLAGCTALLQVRQAGVKKGDRILVVGASGGVGSAAVQIVRDVVGLGGYIAGVCSGRNEGLVRSLGADEVVDYTLHKDLPGYLTERFGGEGRRFDHVIDGYGNQELYKSCAGFLKEGGVYDAASIHYASYRLWDLLGSVVTIGLNILWPRAQWLGGTGRSFKICSLGDPGLEMMELLAGMLGDGRVRVVRDSVWGWGEVKEGFDVLMGGHAAGKVVIRVGEGEE, from the coding sequence atgtcaacatcacccccaaaaacaaccgAAGCCTGGACTtacacctccccctcaaccccccgcacagccctcaccctcaccacctcccaccctctcaccttccctccctccaacTCATCAGAAGaaaccctcctcatctccgtCTCCCACGCAGCCCTCAACCCAGGCGACATAGTCAGCCTAACCGCCATGCCTTTCTTCCTGcactccaccccctccgccgtCCCAGCCTTTGACTTTTGCGGCACCGTCCTCCAGTCCCACAACCAGGCAAAATTCTCCCCGGGGGACAATGTAATCTgcttcccacccctcccccacatgCTCAAGACAGGAATCGGCGGTCTCCAGAAGATTGTCCCCATCCCGGCAAAATACTGCGTCAGACTCCCCCATGGAAAGAAACTCATCGACGGGGCGGGGTTGATGCTTGCCGGTTGCACCGCCTTGCTTCAAGTCCGTCAGGCGGGGGTAAAAAAGGGGGATAGAAtccttgttgttggggcTAGCGGTGGGGTCGGGAGCGCGGCGGTGCAGATTGTTCGTGAtgttgttgggctgggggggtATATCGCTGGTGTTTGCTCTGGTCGgaatgaggggttggttagGTCGCTGGGGGcggatgaggtggtggattaTACGCTTCACAAGGACCTACCTGGGTATTTAACAGAGAggtttggtggggaggggaggcggtTTGATCATGTTATTGATGGGTATGGGAATCAGGAGTTGTATAAATCTTGTGCTGGGTttttgaaggaggggggggtttaTGATGCGGCTAGTATACACTACGCTTCATATAGGTTGTGGGATTTGTTGGGGTCGGTGGTGACGATTGGGTTGAATATACTCTGGCCGAGGGCGcagtggttgggggggacggggaggagttTCAAGATTTGTAGTTTGGGTGATccggggttggagatgatggagttgttggcggggatgcttggggatgggagggtgagggtggtgagggatagtgtttgggggtggggggaggtgaaggaggggtttgaTGTGCTGATGGGGGGGCATGCGGCTGGGAAGGTGGTCATtagggtgggagagggggaggagtga